The DNA sequence TGACGGTTCCGCATTCCCGCGACCTGATCGAGCCAGACGGTGTGGTCCAGCGGGAACCCGTGGATGAACAGCACCGCGGGGCCATCGCCTTCGTCCCGCACGAACAGCCGGGTATCACCGATGTCGACGATCGACATGCCCACCTCCTCGGAAGGTGAGGGTACCGTCGCCCGATGATCCGGCGGACAACCGTCCTCGTAGCCCTTGCGGTGATCACCGCCTCGTGCGCCCCCGCAGATGCGAGCCGCGACGCGGCCGTACCCGAGGCGGTACTAGACGGCGACTCGCTCACGGTGAGGATCTCCGGCGAGGACGATGAACTGCGCCTCCTCGGGATCAACGCCCCCGAGCGTGACGAGTGCTGGGCCGACGAAGCCCGCGCCGCGCTCGCCGACGCCATCGACGGTGCTGCCCTCGTCATCGAGGGTGACAAACGCGACCGGTTCGGCCGACGGCTCGGCTATCTGTCCGCCGACGGCACCGACGTTGCGGGGTTGTTGATCCACGACGGCCACGCCATCGCCATGTCGTCAGCGCACCCGCGTCGCGACGACTACATCGACCTCGAGTGGCGGGCGTTCACCGCCGAGCGTGGCATGTGGGCACGCGACGCCTGCGGGCCACCGCTCCCGGCGCATGGTGTCGCCGTGCTCGACGTCGAGTACGACGCACCCGGCCCCGACGGGGACAACCCGAACGGCGAGTGGGTGAGGATCATCAACCGTGGCGACGCCACCGAACTCACCGACTGGGGGGTCCGCGATGAGTCGTCGGTACACCGCTACCGATTCCCTGACGCCTTCGTCATCGCCGCTGGCGCTGAAGTCCGCATCCTCTCGGGATGTGGAGTCGACACCCCCGAAACCCTCCACTGGTGTGCGGACGGTCCCGTCTGGAACAACGGCGGCGACTCGGCCATGCTCATCGACCCGCTCGGCAACGTTGTGTCGTGGTTTCGGTACTTTCCTTGAGAGCGGTCCTGGAGGTCCACT is a window from the Acidimicrobiia bacterium genome containing:
- a CDS encoding lamin tail domain-containing protein — its product is MIRRTTVLVALAVITASCAPADASRDAAVPEAVLDGDSLTVRISGEDDELRLLGINAPERDECWADEARAALADAIDGAALVIEGDKRDRFGRRLGYLSADGTDVAGLLIHDGHAIAMSSAHPRRDDYIDLEWRAFTAERGMWARDACGPPLPAHGVAVLDVEYDAPGPDGDNPNGEWVRIINRGDATELTDWGVRDESSVHRYRFPDAFVIAAGAEVRILSGCGVDTPETLHWCADGPVWNNGGDSAMLIDPLGNVVSWFRYFP